GTCATGAGATGCTCTATAAAAGAGACTTTATAACagtgtgaaatttttttttataggacttttttttttcctttttatctcttcCTTTCCACACCCAGCAATCCTGTCAatattcattctctctttcattcgGATAACATGTATCTATTAAACCATATATTCTGTGCTACAGAATATATGTATtgattaaaaaaagattttttagccaATACTCTATGTATAGACAGATTTaaacaccatctctctctctctctctctctctccacgcacacacacacatataatgtcaGGTatatgtttaaggcggcgagctggcagaaacgttagcacgccaggcgaaatgcttagcagtatttcgtctgcgttacgttgtgagttcaaattccgccaaggtcgactttgactttcatcctttcggggtcgataaattaagtaccagttacgcactggggtcgatgtaatcgacttaatacctatgtctgtccttgtttgtccgctctgtgtttagccccttgtgggtaataaagaaataggtatatgtttgatatataaCATTGGTAGATCTAATAGTGTTACACTGTTTAAGCAATGTATTGATGgatggttaatgggttggatgaAACTGAAGAAGGAACAGTGACTCctgaaacatgtatatacacccatcccttatttttctgtcttcaatagcattgtttacatagacatatttcTGGTTCAGGaatcttataatcatgagtctaacaacctaaccactaagccatgcacttctAGTTGCTACAGTGAAAACCCTGTTAAGTACACCCAAGAACCAAGATGTGGTCTGACACCAGGTGATGATAGATTAACCGTCCACCACCCTTGTAGACGaaaattatcaaaaacaaaactgaacaaaCCGTGACAGTTATTTTAGCCAAGTTACTGGAGATAAATTTACCCAAgttaccctccatcagacacctaccatattctgagcgccttgtttccctgggcatggattcactgcagctccggcgtctggcgacggacttggtaaacacccacaaagttatcaaccacctcaccaataacaacactgaacacctttttgatctccatgtgtctaacacacgtggacatgcctacaaagtcagaaaacaacacagctcccatgactttcggaaacatttcttcacgctcagagttgctgaagcatggaataaactgcctgcgtcagttgttgactgccatgacactgcatcctttaaggccctcatgctttccgaaatccgtcgaaactacacctgattatatatgcactttagatgagttgtagtgcacctgagcactgtacacaatgtttattattattattattattattattattattaaatgaacaAATCCAGATATATTACTTctgttactctgtcaaattttttgattttcttcctCTTGCAGATACCACAAGGAAACCACGGCCTGGAGAAGTCGATGGCAAAGGTAAGACAAATTCTTTTCAGTATGGACACAGCGTACTGTCTGGCCAAACTGTTGTCTTCAACATCAGTAGGGAAAGTCAACTGGAATACAGCAGACCATTAGTGCCCAACCACTGGGTCTGAGACCAGTATGGGGCCATGGATCATTTGGTACCAGGTCacacaaaaagaatatatttgttaattttatttgtatcttatTGACTAACACAGTCTGCACGGAgttcttacattatatatatatatatatatataatatatatatatatttatatatatatatatatgtatatatataggaaaaaagcaacaagaatggatcaatatatcggtacaattgtttcgttcgaagacaattgtaccgatatattgatccatttttgttgcttttttcctatttgtaatcaccccactttgtcgtatggttaacaccatatagacttctggtgcatccaagttaagtaccatattcacttgaatcttaattgcttaaaccgtatatatatatatatatatatatatatatatatacagggtgcagttggtatttgaggacagatttatgattttttttttaaatgcttatataataacagaagaaaattgtatttttataaaaatagaataaagataAAGCTAAATAATCAGTTTAATAATTTCATCCAATAGAACCACCATAAGCATCAATAACTGCCTCTACGTGGGGGTGAAATTGTTTTCAAGCTTGGATTACGTGGTCCTTGTTCATATCAGGCATGACTTGAACtctggcagctttcaaagaatctttgatgCTATGAGGgtgttcattgacatttttcttaaTGATGTTCCATACATAGTAGTCCGGTGGACTGAAATCTGGAGAATTTGGAGGCCAAATGTTGGGGGAGATGTGATGAAATTCCTAGGTCAAGGATACATTGTGCATCCtgttcaggaattgaacccataatTTTATGATTGTAAGTCCAACATGCTAACTACCTGGCAAGATCAGGAAAAAGCCTGGattttacaagaaaaataaatttttgttgattacACACTATTGTAATATGAATATCTCTTTCAGATTATCACTTTGTCACTCATAAAGAATTTGAAGAGATgatacagaaaaaaaagtttttgGAAAACGCTATGTTTTCTGGAAACTACTATGGTACAAGGTGAGTAGATATCATCAGACAAAATGCAGAAAAAGTTCTCTTCATGAGAAAACgtccttttttattgttttgcatttacaaCATTGCTACTGTGCtccaagtggaggcgcaatggcccagtggttagggcagcggactcgcggtcataggatcacggtttcgattcccagaccgggcgttgtgagtgtttattgggcgaaaacacctaaagctccacaaggctccagcaggggatggtggtgatccctgctgtactctttcaccacaactttctctcactcttacttcctgtttctgttgtatctgtatttcaaagggtcagccttgtcgctctctgtgtcacgctgaatatccctgagaactacgtcaagggtacacgtgtctgtggagtgctcagccacttacacgttaatttcacgagcaggctgttccgttgattcggatcaaccggaaccctcgtcgttgtaaccgacggagtgcttccctcctTACTGTGCTCCAAACAGTCTTTGCTAATTACTTTAATTTTAAGTTTTGCAATTAATACAATGGCTTCTTTTTACATACTTTGTACTTTGCTTTTAAGATCTCAACCAAAAATTTAGGGTATGAAATGTTTTGGCACAGCCATTTGGGTGTCGCTTATTTGGTATTACTGAtttgatgctgacttatttgacattagactttttaacccttcagcatttaaactgaccatgtcCAGTtcaaatattctatttattttaggtttaaactggccagatcttgcttctctcacctaccctacaatgtcattgtaaaaatatacactcacatcattgaaatctgaaaatgatgagataatgcataattaattcaaaacaatgagaataaataaacattgagaGAATCTAATGTAAAAATTAAAGGCTTTTAATGTTCCTCTCATTTTGATGTTTCTCTTGTTTCTGCTAGGCTATGTCAGCATCAAAAGCAGACATATAAAAATGATGGTggttgattcttcttcttcttcttcttcttcttcttctgctcttcttcttcttcctcctcctcctccttcttcctcctcctcctcctcttcttcttcttcctcctcttcttcttcctccacctccttcttcctccacctccttcttcttcttcctcctcttcttcttcttcctcctcctcctcccccatccctCTTCCTCTTTGTACCAGACAAAGAAATCGAATTTTCTCATTTGTGTTTtgattgtgattttttttctttttccttgtttcagtaaaGCAGCAGTTGAAGAAATCCAAAAGACCGGACGAATATGTATTCTCGATGTAGAAATCAATGGTGTGAAAAGCATCAAAACAACTGGTttgaatgcaaaatatatatttgtacagccACCATCTATAGAAGCCCTGGTCAGTTGTActttttgctgtttcttttttctttatattttgtcttttatttgtctcacaATATAACACGTAGCCTTTACAATCTGCTACACGTTATATTGATCTCTGTTGTTAATTACTGGatgattaaatttgttttttgctATATGAGGAGGTGCTGGTCAATAGGAAGGATGTTTTACTTTGGACATGTTGACCACCCTGACATAATTGTCATCACATCAATAAGgaattagtggctgtgtggttaagatgcttgtttttcaagcacatgggtccaagttcagtcccaccgtgtggaatcttggacaagtatcttttgctatagcctcaggctgaccaatgccttgtgagtgaatttggtaggcagaaactagaAGAACTGGTCAAGGGGTCATACTCATGCTTATAGGATCGTGATTTGAATTTCAACTTTTACTTCCTCTAAGCAATCGGGTTTGGTCGGCTTCTCTGGGCCATCAGAGAACGCACCGCTGATGGCGCAGAATGCCGCCGCATGTAAGCAGACTCATTGGCCAGATCCGAGGACCTCACCGGACCGTTCGATCGGTGGTAGTGATGGGCGGTGTGAACAGAGGGCAGGGACGTGATCGATGCGGGCTGATGACCCACGCCTACCTGGAATTCCTTGTTCACGGGGTTAGTTCCAGGCCCCGATCCCTATcagtttcaatttccagactgggcaaggcattgtgttcttgagcgaaacgcttcatctcatgttgctgtGCGAACTCTTtagtaatgttgatttgatggagggagtgaattGATGTATGGCACAAACGTTTGACCACCATAAACGAATCATctgtgcaggtcattcagcaagaaattgcagaatggTCATCTGTTGTCT
The Octopus sinensis linkage group LG21, ASM634580v1, whole genome shotgun sequence DNA segment above includes these coding regions:
- the LOC115223000 gene encoding guanylate kinase isoform X4; its protein translation is MHVRALSYLKTVCSSIVNFSTSPAASFSSTALKMSNIKTIVISGPSGAGKSTLLHLLMKDYPTSFAFSVSHTTRKPRPGEVDGKDYHFVTHKEFEEMIQKKKFLENAMFSGNYYGTSKAAVEEIQKTGRICILDVEINGVKSIKTTGLNAKYIFVQPPSIEALVSCTFCCFFFLCVGVCVDVV